The following are encoded in a window of Impatiens glandulifera chromosome 5, dImpGla2.1, whole genome shotgun sequence genomic DNA:
- the LOC124938471 gene encoding L-type lectin-domain containing receptor kinase IV.1-like, giving the protein MLLLSQRMKLLKKHNKMSLLNLLLFLVITPLLCHATNPNPDFIFTGFRSTDLTLKGIAEIKPNGLLALTNGTRQKSGYAFYPNPITFKNSPNESAISFSTSFVFGIIPEYPTLSGHGISFVIAPQPSLPNALPSQYLGLFNESNNGNITNQIIAVEFDTIQSTEFNDINDNHVGIDINGLDSVLSYPAGYYGNDGRFQNLSLISGNAMRVWIEYDGGKKQMNVTMGSIRMRKPSLPTLSLDKDLSQYINPIMYVGFASSTGSVSTSHYLLGWSFKMNGEAKEIDSFKLPKLPRINRQEKMFNYLTMVLPFVLMFVLAAVISAVVYYVRRKRKFAEEIEDWELDYGPHRFKYKDLYFATKGFNEKGLLGTGGFGQVYKGVLSSSKMDIAVKRVSHQSRQGMREFVAEIVSIGRLRHRNLVQLLGYCRRKNELLLVYDYMSNGSLDKLLYDEPGCTLNWRQRFRVIKGVAAGLLYLHEEWEQVVIHRDVKASNVLLDSELNAKLGDFGLSRLYDHGTDPRTTHVVGTIGYLAPEHTRTGKATPATDVYSFGAFLLEVASGKRPIGLKDNEFILVDWIFCFWSKGLIFNAVDPNLGGVFDAQEVEMVMKLGLLCSNTNQYSRPTMRQVVQFLEGDIPLPDISSLGISAEALSFAHKQGFEDFSMSYSSSLMNKAFSTSMAGSHLSGGR; this is encoded by the exons ATGCTTCTCCTTTCACAAAGAATGAAGCTTTtgaaaaaacataacaaaatgtCTCTACTAAACCTTCTCCTTTTCCTTGTAATCACTCCACTTCTATGCCACGCCACAAACCCTAATCCCGATTTCATCTTCACCGGCTTCCGATCAACGGACCTGACCCTCAAAGGTATAGCCGAGATCAAACCCAATGGTCTATTAGCCCTAACAAACGGAACAAGACAAAAATCAGGCTACGCATTTTACCCAAATCCAATCACCTTCAAGAACTCACCAAACGAGTCCGCAATCTCCTTCTCCACTTCCTTCGTTTTCGGGATTATACCCGAATACCCGACCCTAAGTGGCCACGGAATCTCCTTCGTAATCGCTCCTCAACCGAGCCTGCCAAACGCCTTACCGAGCCAATACTTGGGTCTATTCAACGAATCCAATAACGGTAACATAACCAACCAAATCATCGCTGTCGAATTCGACACGATCCAGAGCACGGAATTCAATGATATCAACGACAATCATGTCGGAATCGACATCAACGGTTTGGATTCGGTGTTGTCGTATCCAGCAGGGTATTATGGAAACGACGGTAGATTTCAAAATCTAAGCTTGATTAGCGGAAATGCTATGCGGGTTTGGATCGAATATGACGGtggaaaaaaacaaatgaatgtAACAATGGGTTCAATTCGAATGAGAAAACCGTCTCTACCGACTCTCTCTTTAGATAAAGATCTGTCTCAGTATATAAACCCGATTATGTATGTCGGGTTTGCATCATCAACCGGGTCGGTTTCTACTTCACATTATTTGTTGGGATGGAGCTTTAAAATGAATGGTGAAGCTAAGGAGATTGATAGTTTCAAGCTTCCAAAGCTACCTCGGATTAATAGACAGGAAAAGATGTTTAATTATTTGACAATGGTGTTGCCTTTTGTTCTGATGTTTGTTCTAGCAGCTGTTATATCAGCTGTGGTTTATTAtgtaagaagaaaaagaaaatttgcaGAAGAAATTGAAGATTGGGAGCTTGATTATGGACCTCACAGATTCAAATACAAAGATTTATACTTTGCCACAAAGGGATTTAATGAAAAAGGATTGTTGGGTACAg gTGGATTTGGGCAGGTTTATAAAGGAGTTCTATCAAGTTCAAAAATGGATATTGCAGTCAAGAGAGTTTCTCATCAATCAAGGCAAGGGATGAGGGAATTCGTGGCGGAAATAGTCAGCATAGGTCGTCTTCGTCACCGTAACTTGGTCCAGCTCCTTGGATATTGTCGTCGAAAAAATGAACTATTATTAGTTTATGATTACATGTCTAACGGAAGCTTAGACAAGTTGCTTTATGATGAGCCAGGGTGCACTCTAAATTGGAGGCAACGTTTTCGTGTCATTAAAGGAGTAGCAGCCGGACTTCTCTACTTGCATGAGGAATGGGAACAAGTTGTTATTCACAGAGATGTTAAGGCGAGTAATGTCTTATTAGACAGCGAATTAAATGCGAAATTGGGTGATTTTGGTTTGTCTAGGTTATATGACCACGGGACTGATCCACGTACTACACATGTGGTTGGTACAATAGGTTATCTTGCCCCCGAACATACGAGAACCGGGAAAGCCACGCCAGCCACCGACGTGTATTCGTTTGGTGCATTTTTGTTGGAAGTTGCCAGTGGAAAGAGGCCAATTGGATTGAAAGATAATGAATTCATTTTGGTTGAttggattttttgtttttggtcAAAGGGTTTGATTTTTAATGCGGTTGATCCAAATTTAGGTGGTGTATTTGACGCCCAAGAAGTGGAAATGGTTATGAAGCTTGGTTTGCTTTGTTCAAATACGAACCAATACTCTAGACCGACTATGAGGCAAGTGGTGCAGTTTTTAGAAGGCGATATTCCATTGCCGGATATCTCTTCGCTTGGAATATCGGCCGAGGCCTTGTCGTTTGCTCACAAACAAGGGTTCGAAGATTTCTCAATGTCGTATTCGTCTTCATTAATGAACAAGGCGTTTTCTACATCTATGGCTGGATCGCATCTCTCTGGAGGcagatga
- the LOC124938925 gene encoding L-type lectin-domain containing receptor kinase V.9-like, translated as MTAISFSTSFVFGIIPDNQPGGHGISFVIAPQPGLPGAIANSFMGLFNLTDMNTNDTNHIIAVEFDTVLSPEFNDINNNHVGIDIGSLESVLSKTAGYYLANKATFQDLTLISNESRQVWIEYDGVKKQMNVTVAPINLGKPSQPLLVLNKDLSQYINPNMYVGFAAATGTLFNRHYLLGWSFKVNGQANELDNSKLPRLPTNANKNNSPTQLISMSLLLVSGNKIARDEGLSKDLNFEGNDQLGYLRQAFEVESLNYFLEILECEILNGFDYVQSGMVLLIRRLAHGLYLDSSIEDEDLVIIDLVEWYHLAW; from the exons ATGACtgccatctccttctccacttCCTTTGTTTTTGGGATTATACCCGATAACCAACCTGGTGGCCATGGAATATCCTTCGTCATAGCTCCTCAACCGGGATTGCCAGGAGCAATTGCCAACAGTTTCATGGGTCTTTTCAACCTGACGGATATGAACACTAACGACACCAACCACATTATAGCTGTCGAGTTTGACACAGTATTGAGCCCTGAATTTAACGATATCAATAACAATCATGTTGGGATTGATATCGGCAGCTTGGAATCTGTTTTGTCTAAGACAGCAGGGTATTACTTGGCAAACAAAGCCACATTTCAGGACCTGACCTTGATTAGCAATGAATCTAGGCAGGTTTGGATCGAATATGATGGTGTCAAGAAACAAATGAACGTAACCGTGGCCCCAATCAATCTGGGAAAACCGTCTCAACCGCTTCTGGTTCTAAATAAAGACCTGTCTCAGTACATAAATCCCAATATGTATGTCGGGTTCGCAGCAGCAACCGGTACACTTTTTAACCGACATTATTTGCTAGGCTGGAGCTTCAAGGTGAATGGCCAAGCTAACGAGCTTGATAATTCCAAGCTTCCAAGGCTCCCTACTAATGCAAATAAGAATAATAGCCCGACGCAGCTAATTTCTATGTCACTCTTGCTG GTATCAGGTAATAAAATAGCGAGAGATGAAGGGCTCTCCAAGGACCTTAATTTCGAAG GAAATGATCAACTTGGCTATCTTCGTCAAGCATTTGAAGTTGAatccttaaattattttcttgaaattCTTGAATGTGAGATACTGAATGGTTTTGAT TATGTGCAATCTGGGATGGTATTGTTGATTAGACGCTTGGCTCATGGTTTGTATCTTGATAGCTCTATAGAGGACGAGGACCTTGTCATTATTGACTTAGTTGAATGGTATCATTTAGCATGGTAA